One segment of Carya illinoinensis cultivar Pawnee chromosome 13, C.illinoinensisPawnee_v1, whole genome shotgun sequence DNA contains the following:
- the LOC122292677 gene encoding phytochromobilin:ferredoxin oxidoreductase, chloroplastic isoform X1 has protein sequence MDSCSSLRCLCLTVKPRLQRSVGVSFGTHSSWRRKRALFQASAISFQKFVKFALNETKRQTHLVPSPLQVKFNTVNSMDGKTELQMLSFQASKIRLLRSLSIETEAMQVLDFAAFPEPEFDIPIFCANFFATTNTNIMVLDLNPLHDVISRADYKERYYRSLMPLGLKYSELLPWGGKLTGESLKFFSPIVIWTRFTPSQDKYEVLYSAFMDYYEAWLGLINQAVAETDASQIMCNREAQHRYLTWRAEKDPGHGVLKKFIGETMAKDVLRNFLFNGIDELGSRTFLDYFPEYRCEDGTINEKRSVMGKSFENRPWDTKGNFIGGHSK, from the exons ATGGACTCCTGTTCTTCGTTAAGATGCCTTTGCTTAACAGTAAAGCCTCGACTACAAAGGAGTGTTGGGGTCTCATTTGGAACTCATAGCAGTTGGAGGAGGAAGAGAGCTTTGTTTCAAGCCTCTGCAATTTCTTTCCAGAAGTTCGTCAAATTCGCTTTAAACGAAACGAAGCGCCAAACCCATTTGGTTCCTTCTCCTTTACAG GTGAAATTTAATACAGTAAATTCCATGGATGGTAAAACAGAGCTTCAAATGTTATCATTCCAAGCTTCCAAGATTAGACTTCTACGAAGTTTGAGCATTGAGACTGAAGCCATGCAG GTTTTGGACTTTGCTGCCTTTCCAGAACCAGAATTTGATATACCCATATTTTGTGCCAACTTTTTTGCCACCACCAACACAAACATAATGGTCTT GGACCTTAACCCTTTGCATGATGTCATTAGTCGAGCAGATTATAAGGAAAGATACTATAGAAGCTTAATGCCTCTTGGTCTCAAGTATTCTGAG CTTTTACCCTGGGGAGGCAAGCTTACAGGCGAGTCCTTAAAATTTTTCTCACCAATTGTGATATGGACCAGATTTACTCCAAGCCAAGACAAATACGAGGTTTTATATTCTGCATTCATGGATTATTACGAG GCTTGGCTGGGGCTGATAAACCAAGCAGTAGCTGAGACAGATGCGTCCCAAATTATGTGCAATCGTGAAGCACAGCATAGATATCTAACTTGGAGAGCTGAGAAG GATCCAGGTCATGGAGTTCTGAAAAAGTTCATCGGGGAGACAATGGCAAAG GACGTGTTGAGGAACTTCCTGTTTAATGGAATTGATGAGTTAGGGAGCAGAACTTTCCTTGATTACTTCCCAGAGTACCGCTGCGAGGATGGGACAATAAATGAGAAGCGCAGCGTCATGGGAAAGTCCTTTGAGAATCGTCCTTGGGATACAAAGGGGAACTTCATTGGTGGCCATTCTAAATAG
- the LOC122292677 gene encoding phytochromobilin:ferredoxin oxidoreductase, chloroplastic isoform X2 yields MDSCSSLRCLCLTVKPRLQRSVGVSFGTHSSWRRKRALFQASAISFQKFVKFALNETKRQTHLVPSPLQVKFNTVNSMDGKTELQMLSFQASKIRLLRSLSIETEAMQVLDFAAFPEPEFDIPIFCANFFATTNTNIMVLDLNPLHDVISRADYKERYYRSLMPLGLKYSELLPWGGKLTGESLKFFSPIVIWTRFTPSQDKYEVLYSAFMDYYEAWLGLINQAVAETDASQIMCNREAQHRYLTWRAEKDPGHGVLKKFIGETMAKDVLRNFLFNGIDELGSRTFLDYFPEYRCEDGTINEKRSVMGKSFENRPWDTKGNFIGGHSK; encoded by the exons ATGGACTCCTGTTCTTCGTTAAGATGCCTTTGCTTAACAGTAAAGCCTCGACTACAAAGGAGTGTTGGGGTCTCATTTGGAACTCATAGCAGTTGGAGGAGGAAGAGAGCTTTGTTTCAAGCCTCTGCAATTTCTTTCCAGAAGTTCGTCAAATTCGCTTTAAACGAAACGAAGCGCCAAACCCATTTGGTTCCTTCTCCTTTACAG GTGAAATTTAATACAGTAAATTCCATGGATGGTAAAACAGAGCTTCAAATGTTATCATTCCAAGCTTCCAAGATTAGACTTCTACGAAGTTTGAGCATTGAGACTGAAGCCATGCAG GTTTTGGACTTTGCTGCCTTTCCAGAACCAGAATTTGATATACCCATATTTTGTGCCAACTTTTTTGCCACCACCAACACAAACATAATGGTCTT GGACCTTAACCCTTTGCATGATGTCATTAGTCGAGCAGATTATAAGGAAAGATACTATAGAAGCTTAATGCCTCTTGGTCTCAAGTATTCTGAG CTTTTACCCTGGGGAGGCAAGCTTACAGGCGAGTCCTTAAAATTTTTCTCACCAATTGTGATATGGACCAGATTTACTCCAAGCCAAGACAAATACGAGGTTTTATATTCTGCATTCATGGATTATTACGAG GCTTGGCTGGGGCTGATAAACCAAGCAGTAGCTGAGACAGATGCGTCCCAAATTATGTGCAATCGTGAAGCACAGCATAGATATCTAACTTGGAGAGCTGAGAAG GATCCAGGTCATGGAGTTCTGAAAAAGTTCATCGGGGAGACAATGGCAAAG GACGTGTTGAGGAACTTCCTGTTTAATGGAATTGATGAGTTAGGGAGCAGAACTTTCCTTGATTACTTCCCAGAGTACCGCTGCGAGGATGGGACAATAAATGAGAAGCGCAGCGTCATGGGAAAGTCCTTTGAGAATCGTCCTTGGGATACAAAGGGGAACTTCATTGGTGGCCATTCTAAATA A